Genomic DNA from Bifidobacterium sp. ESL0769:
TCGTTTCCTAAATTGGGTTTTAGAAAAGGTTACGCAATTTTCATGGGTTAAGAGAGTTGAAGAGACTATATCCGAAGCATGAATCCGTTATATAGGTACAATCCCAACCCTTGCCATGTTAAAAATAAATATGAGACTTCTAGTGCTGATCTGATAGAGGTTGGATCTTTGGTATGAGGTAGTTTCTAATTGGCTTGAAATGACGATGGTGGGATATTGGACAGCTCGTAAAGCAATATCAGAGTCTCAGGCGATTGTTATTTGGGTAGAAACGCAACCTGTGTCGAACTGGTTTTGGTAGCTCTTGTGTGCTAATGTTATGTTTTGTTAGGTTACGGCACATTGAAGGAGCACAAAATGACAACTGTGTTGGTTACCGGGGGAGCCGGATATATCGGCACGCACACCGATGTGGAGCTGCTGAACAAGGGGTACGACGTCATCAGCGTGGACAATTACGTCAATTCCGTGCCGGAAGCGCTCGACCGGGTCAAGACGATCACCGGCAAGGAGGTCAAGCGTTACGACGGCGATGTGCGGGACGTTGAGCTGATGAACCGCATCTTCGAGGAGAACGACGTCGACTGGGTCATCCACTTTGCCGGTCTCAAAGCCGTGGGCGAGTCCGTCGCCAAGCCGATTGAATATTACGACAACAACCTCACCGGCACGATGGTGCTGCTGAGGGCGATGCGTGACCACAATGTCAAGAAAATCATCTTCTCCTCGTCCGCCACTGTCTACGGCGCTGCCGAGCACCTGCCGCTCACCGAGGAAAGCCCCGTCGGCGGCACCACCAATCCGTACGGCACCTCCAAGCTTTTCCAGGAGCAGATCTTGCGCGATGTCTACGTGGCCGACGATTCCTGGACCATCGTGCTGCTGCGCTACTTCAACCCCGTCGGCGCCCACGAGTCCGGTCTGCTGGGCGAAGACCCGAAGGGCATTCCAGCCAACCTCACCCCGTATATCGCCAAGGTGGCGCTGGGTGAGCTCAAGGAAGTTCAGGTCTACGGCGACGATTACCCGACTCCCGACGGCACCGGCGTTCGCGACTACATCCACGTGGTCGACCTTGCTAAGGGCCACGTCGCGGTGATCAACAAGATTGAGAAGCCGGGCGTCTACACCTACAACCTTGGCACCGGCCACGGCTACTCTGTCCTCGAAGTCATCAAGGCCTACGAGAAAGCCGCCGGTCACAAGATTCCGTACGTCATCAAGCCCCGTCGCCCCGGCGACATCGCGGCCTGCTATGCGGATTCCTCCAAGGCCGAGCGTGAGCTGGGTTGGAAGGCCGAGCTGGGCATCGACGAGATGGCGGCTTCTTCCCTCAACTGGCAGACCAAGAACCCCAAGGGCTTCCGCAAGGACTGACGTTTTCTAGCTAAGCCAAATGGGCCGTTACTGTGTTCATACATAGTGACGGCCCATTTCATTTCAGTAGTATCCGAATACCAATTGAGGCTCCCGGCGTATAACCGGAAGCCTCAATTCGAAGATTTACGCTACTTCGCTAATATAAAACTCAGTAGCTGTGAGCTGTTTGCCAGTGGGCATAGGCACCCTGCACGCCGCCGTAGCGTGCGCAGTAACCCCAGAACCACTTGAGCTGTGTCTGGTAGTTGGTGGCCCAATCCGCGCCGGCGCTCGCCATCTTGCTGCCGGGCAATGCCTGAGGCAGACCATAGGCACCAGAAGGATTCTGCGCGTTGACGCGCCAACCGGATTCATGGCTGATGATGTAAACAGTGGCGGTGAAGTCGGCTTCCGAGCCGCCGTTGGAAAGCAGATAATCATGCGCCCACTGCTGCATCTCGCCGACAGGAACAGTGGAGCCGATGTTCGCGGCATCGCTGGAAACGGAAGAGCCGGAGCCAGTGCCCACAAGGATGACCTTGTCGACAGGAGCCTGCTTCACGAATGAAGTGAATACGTTGGAGGAGATGGTCTTCTTGCCGGCCTTGGTAACGAGGCTGGTGGTTTCCATCACGCCGGCCTGGCCTTCGGACTGAACCTTCTGCTGGCCCTTGGGCAGATCAGAGGTCTCCTTGGTCACGACGTTGAAACCGATAGGGGAGTCGGAAGTTTCGAGATTTGCGTTGGCGCGCTCGATGCTGATAACCGTGGACTCGTTGACCTTGGTCTTAAGACTTGGGTTGACCACGTCGCCGGTCTCGAGAGTGATGTCTCCCTGATCGAGCACGGACTTGACGTCGGTGAAGTGGGAACCGACCACGGCGCGGTTCTTGCCGTTGATCTTGACGGTGACGTAGGTGTCGCCGGCCTTGCCGCCACGAAGGTCTTCACGGTCGCTGCCGCGGGAGACGCCAAGTGCGTTGGCATCGGTGGCCGAATACGACGTGACGCGATTGAGGGAATCCTGACGTGCATCATGGGAATGAACGGCGATGACGCTGCCGCCCACTAATGCCACAACCGCTGCTACGCCGGCCGCGATCTTCGTCCACTGGCGTTTGCTCAGCGACCTCAAGGTCTTGGTTTGCTTACGGTGGTTAGCCTTAGCCATTTGCCTTAAATACTCCTAAGTAGTCCTACAGTTTCAATGCGTCAAACAACAGGCGCACCGTACAACTCTCATCTCATGTCTCTTTCGAGCGTACCTCACGCGCGGATGCAACGCCGCAACTTTCGCAATCCGCCTCGGCGGGTACATCACTACATCACAAAACAGTCATAATTATAACGCGGTGCCACGAAAAAACTCTTAGATAAACGAGCTGAATCTATCAATTTTTGATAAAAGGAATTGCGCATTGCGCTGTTAAACGTTGCTATTGCGTCGATGGGATAATGAATATGCCGATAGCCAAACATTGCCGGCTATCGGCATATCGCTTTACGTGAACGTTGTTTGGGAATCGTTCCGGGTTGGCGGAAATCTAACAAACCCAAGTGTTCTCGCCTTAAGTTCTATGAGTCTTACAATCCTGTGAGATTTATGAGCCTTACGAACTCACGAACTCACGAATCTCAGGCCTTGGCGCCTTCCTTGGCGTTGACATCAAGGGCGCGGGCCTGCTTGATGACCTCGTCGAGGTCGGAGGCGCGCAGTGCGCCGGCCTGCTTGAAGATGATCTGGCCCTTCTTGGCAATCATCAGCGTGGGGACTGCCTGAATCTCGGCTGCGGTGGCAAGCTCCTGGTTCTGATCGATGTCGACCTTGCCGAAGACGATGTCGGGGTTGGCCTCGCTGGCCTTCTCATAGACCGGACCGAACGCCTTGCACGGGCCGCACCAGGTGGCCCAGAAGTCAACGAACACCAAGTCGTTGTTGGTGATGGTCTCTTCAAAGTTTTTTGCCGTCAAAGTCTGCGTTGCCATGATTATGGCTCCTTCCGCTTGTGCGTTGCACCATTCCGTAGGCTTTTACCTCACGAACGATGTAATATTCAGTCTCCCAGCAAACCCCAACATTGCTAAGCCAGTGACGAAAAGGCCGTTCGTCTCGCGCATTCGTCAGCCATAGAGCCGATAATGGAACCATGGCAGTCTTGAATGATGAAGTGCCCGACGAGGGCGATTTCGATGCGGGGCGGCATCGCGGCGAATTCGATGGCATTACCCCCGAGGACTTTGTGCGTGGCGGCAGCAATGGCAATCCTCCCGGCTGGCTTTCACCGCACGATATCGACGAAGCGCGCGCCAAACTACCCATCGTCTATGTCGAAGTGGTTCCGGTGCGTACCGATGACATGGGTCGTGTCAGCGAAGTTGGTTCGCTTCTGCGCGTGCGCGACACCGGTTCCGTGGAACGTACGCTGATCACCGGTCGTATCCTTTTCCATGAGACTATCCGTGAGGCCATCGCGCGCAATATCGCCAAAGATTTGGGCGACCTCGCCCTGCCGATTCTTCCTGCAAGTCTACAGCCGTTTACGGTCGCCGAGTTCTTCCCGACACCCGGTATTTCGGAGTTCTACGACCCGCGCCAGCACGCCATCGCGTTGTGCTACGTAGTGCAGATTTCCGGCGATTGCAAGCCGCTCGACCCGGCGCTTGACGTGGAATGGTGCGATGTGGAAAGCAAACAGCTCGATACGTTCATCGCCCAGATGTCTGGTGGGCACGGCCAGATCGTGCGCCGCGCGCTTTCTTGGGCCGGCGTCGGCGAATAATCGCTTGGATTAGTGGGTTGCATGAGACCTTGTGATGCCGTTGGTGCATGACATTGCGTCTCGATTTGAGGCCTGAATCGTTGGTTTGGATTATCGATATCGCTGGTAAAAAACTCGTGACTATTGTTTCGTGGATTGTTGATTTGGCAGAAAGAGCGGCATGAATATTCGCATTAATAATAAGGTCTATCGTTCTGGGAAAGGTATCCCTCTGATTCTGCTGCACGCGTTCCCTGTGGACGCGCGGATGTGGGACGATTGCGCCGCAAGTCTGATCCGGTTGGGAAGTGAACGCAAGATTGTGCCGTTCCCGATTTGGGCACCGGATACGCCGGGTGCCGGTGACTCGTCGATTCCCGATGCGCAAGCTACCGGCGCGATTGCAGACGATGGTGCGTATAGCGAGGCGATGGACAAGGTGGCTGAGGCTTACGTTTCGATGCTGCATATCACCGGTCACGAAAAGGCCATTTGGGTGGGCCTTTCGATGGGCGGCTATATCGCGATGGATATTGCGCGGCTGTTCCCGGAAACCGTTGCCGGACTTGCCCTATGCGACACCACTACATCGGCCGACAGCTCTGAGGCTCGCGCAAACCGCCTTAAGATTGCCCAAATCTGCGAAAGTGACAATACCGTCGAGCCGGTGATGCATTTCGCGCGTCCACAGGCGGGGGATTCGAGCGTGAAGCAAGGTCGGCGATTCCAGGATTTGCTGACCGGTTGGATTCATGACCAGCGCCCGGAAGGACTTGCCTGGCGTGAACGTATGGCCGCCGGCCGTGTCGACACCACCGACCAGCTGGTGCGCGTCACTGCTCCTGCAGCGATTGTCAGCGGAGAGAACGACCCTTCGAGCCCGCCTGACAAGATGCGCCCTATCGCCGATGCCATGACTTCCACTTCCGTCGCTTTCACCGCAATCCCGGACTGCGGCCATTTCAGCGCCGTCGAGCATCCTGACGCTGTGGCGAGCGCCCTGCTGGATCTGGTCGAACGGGTATAGCCGAGCTTATTGCTGGCCTGCAGGCGCACCTATCTGTCGTTACCGTCGAAAAGATGCAAATTAGTCGGTCTGCAGTGCGTGTTTCTGAGGCTAGCGCGGCAAAAGTGCACTTTATGGTTACGAAAGTGCGTGTTTCTGACGCTAGTGTGCAAAAAGTGCAGGTTAGTCGGGCTAAAGTGCATTTATGCGACGCTAGCGTGAAAAGTGCACTTTATGGTTGCGAAAGTACATGTTTCTGACATTAGCGTGCAAAAAGTGCAAGTTGGTTGAGTTAAAACACACTTATCGGACGCTGCTGTGGTAAAAGTGCGTTTTACAGCGGCCAGAGTACATGTTTCTGATGGTGACGTCGAAAAAGTGCACTTTGTCGAAAAAGTGCACAGGAAGTGCATGTTTCTGACGCTAGCGTGCAAAAGGTGCAAGTTGGGCGTGGCAGGGTGCATGTTTCTGACGGAGGCGTCGAAAAGGTGCACGCTGGAGAGCGCGTCGGTTGTCGTGGTGCGATAATGGCTAATCGGTTATAGCATTTCATATAATGGCGCAAGTAATTCATGGGAATGAATGTGTCCCCAAAGTTAAAGAGGTTGACATGGCTGCTTCGTTTTCATCGCTGGCATTGACTCAGGTGCTGCCGTTCCTGCCGCTGACGCAAGGCGACATCGACTATCAGAGCGAGCGTAGAGCCGATCCGAATCTCATCGCGGAAGTCTTGGCACAGCCGAAAACCACAGTCGTTTTCGTGCGCGACGGGCTCATAGCCGTCCCCGACGGGCAGGCGGCGCGGGTTGATTACGAAACCGCGAAGATACGCTTGGCCGAGGTGCCAGGAGAGTACGTTTTGCGTGCGCTTGCAGAAGAATCGAATGATGGTGTGGGCTCGCAAGCGCAGGCGAACGAGGTCTCTGCGAACCAAGGTTCGGCAAACGAAAATAACCCAGCGAGTGGCAATGTCATAAGCCGAGCAGCAAGTAGGTTTGGTCTCATCCCAATATTCCTTGGCAACTATGGCGTTGGCAGCGAGCATCCTCAATCTGTTGTGGCCTTGGATGTCTCTGGTTTTGCCAAAAAGACGAGTGCCGGCGGCGATTTGCTGAAGAACCAAGTGCTTGAGCGGGCGTTGCAACGTTTCGATTGGGTCTCGCTTTTGGGCTTCGCGCCACATGCTTCGGCCCGCGAAGCTGGGCAGGCCACCACCGCCGTCGCCCTGAGCAACTGGCATAACAGCCAGAAATATTGCCCGCGGTGCGGCTCCCCGGTTCGCTCGGCGATGGCCGGATGGGCCCAGCAATGCAGCAACGAAAGCTGTGAGGCGCATAAATCGTTGCTTTTCCCGCGTATCGAACCGGCCGTAATCACTTCAATCGTCGATGGTCAGGGCAGATTGCTGCTGCAGCATAATAAAAAGTGGAATGACCCATCCTTCTATTCAGTGTGTGCAGGATTCGTCGAAGCCGGTGAAAACTTGGAGCATGCCGTCAAGCGCGAAGCCGCTGAAGAAACCGGCCTGACACTTGGAGAGGTGAAGTATTTAGGCTCCCAGCCTTGGCCTTTCCCGGCCTCCCTGATGGTTGCGTTCAAGGCGCGGGCGCTCGGAGGCGATGTCAAGGTGGACGGGTGCGAAACCTTGGACGCCCGCTTCTTTACCAGAGATGAATTTGCCGATGCCCTTTCCGCCGGTCGAATCAAGCAGCCAGGCAAGGCGACCGTCGCGCGCTACATGATCGAGGAATGGTACGGGCAAAAGCTGTAATGCGAAAACCGTTATCTTTTGTAATAGAAAATATTTAGATAGATTGATATTATCTGTTTAGGCGTTTTCTTTTTCGCTATATGGCGAACGGCTTCGTTTCTTGCTTTCTGCACTACCTTAACGTCATATCTTTGGGATAGCCTAGTACTTCAGTACGCTGAGAAGGGTATCTGGAGGAAGTAATGGACAACGTGAACAACAGCGGCAACGAGCCTGAGGCATTAACAAGCGAACTCAGCCAAGCCGATATTGCCGCGCTCGGTATCGGTGCTCACTCGCGGTCCAAGAAGCATGGGAAGCGTCGTCTGGCCATTATCATTACCGCTGCGGTATTTGCGGTGCTTATTCTCGCGTTGGTTGCTTCGTTCTTTGGTGCACGTTGGTATTACAAAGACAAGGCGGCGCCGGGAGTCCACCTTGGCGATGTGGCCGTGGCCGGGCAGGATGCCGGGCAGTTGAAGCAGACCGTTGACCATGAAATCCGGAACTCGAAGATCATCATCAGCGATGGTCAAGGCAAAAAAGCGACTGCCGATTTCAAGGATTTGGGCGTGAGCGTCAACGTCGATAAGACGGTGCGCAATCTTATGGCCGCCAAGGGCGATGGGGCCGGTCGTGTGGTGCCTTTCTCCAAGTCCGACATCAAGCTCGTCGCCAAGACGGACGACCTGCCCATCGATACGTACCTGACCAAGACTTTTGTGAACGATAGCGACCGGGCCGTGCCTTCAAGCGTGGCTTTTGACGGCAATTCCAACACGTTTGTGGCCAATGCGGGCCACGGCGGACGCGCCCCCGAGATGAGCGGCGTCAAGAAGTCGATCAACACCTTGATCGCCGATCCGGGAGAGACCCGGTCCGTCAAGGTCGCCTACAAGACCATCGATACCCCCGTCTCGGAAAATACCGCGGCGGCGGCAGCTGATTCGGCGAACAAGCTTTTGGCCAACAAGATCGTTATCAGCAACGGCGATGCCAGCCAATTCGAAGTGCCGGTGGCGCAATTGGCCTCGTGGATTAAGCCGAACACCGATCTTGAAAAGGGGCAGATCAGCCTCGATATCGACAAGGACGCCATCGCCAGCTATGTCAACAGTGAAACGCCCAAGCAGCTCAATCAGGATATGGTCAGCCAGCAAGACATCGTCGACGGCAACGGTAAGGTGATGCTCACGATGACCAAGGGCGTCAACGGCGTCAAGGTCAAGGATGGCGATGCGGTAGCCAATCAGGTCTACAACGCCATGACCAGCGGGCAGCCAGCCACCATTCAGCAGGCGGCGGACATCACCAAATTCGACGTCAAGCAGACCAAGTCCGAGATGCGCATCGTCGTTGACCGTGCCGCACAGACCGCGACGGTCTACAAAAACGACCAGGAAGTCAAGTCCTTCCTCGTCTGCACTGGCAAGTCGGGCGGTGACGAGACGCATCTGGGCAATTACGTCATCTATCTGCGTTACGCGGTGCAGACCATGCGCGGGCCTGGCTATGTCTCGCCTGACGTTCGTTGGGTCAGCTATTTCAACGGTGGGGAAGGCTTCCACACCGCGGATTGGAACCCGGTCGGCATTGCCACCGGCAACCCGGCCGCCTATGGCTCGCACGGTTGCGTCAACATGAACGTCAATGACGCCCAGTGGATTTACGACAACTGCCCGCAAGGCACGCTGGTGCAGGTTGTGGGTGCGCAGCCCGGCGGTGCGGTGCGCTAAAGGCCGGTCGTTTAATCCGGCATCTTCAATCGTTAGGCACTCTGCTTGTTTCGACAAACAGAGTGCCTATTTTATATACGGAATTACCGTATCGGATTTTCTACGGTTGCCGGATACGGCAATGGCTTTCTCGGATTGAAGCGTGGCTTGATAGGCCTGAACGACGGGTTTCGCGCAATGCAAAACAGACGAGTGGACGATGCTGTAATCTGACAGTATGAACGAAAACGATATCAATGAATTTGACGAGACCGACAAGGCCGATACCCGCGATTCCGGGATGGCTGGTGCGGCTTCCAAATCCGTCTCCTTGGACGTGCCCGACCATCTGCAGTATTCCGCCGACCACGTGTGGGTCGACGATGCCGACGGGTTGGCCGTCATCGGACTGACCGAGTACGCGGCCTCGCAGATGGGTGAAATTGTCTATGTCGATTTGCCCGAGCCAGACACCCCGGTGCGCGCGGGCGACGAAATCGTCGAGATGGAAAGCGCCAAAACGGTACAAAACCTTATTTCTCCGGTCGAAGGTACCGTCAAATATGTCAATCAGGCCGTCGCCGACGATCCACAAGTCATCAACAACGACCCGTATGGCGAAGGCTGGATTCTGAAGATCGAGATGGACGACGACGAACCCGAGCTGATGGACGCGGATCAGTATGCCGCGATGGTCAAGCGCGCGGAATAATCGGTAAAGCAAGCACCTTCAACACTGAACGAACGGAAACAAATGGCACGCAAACGCGTCACACAGCACGTCGACTCGGCGCAGGCCGACGAAATGCCGACAGTGCCGATTGAGGTACACCGTGCTTCCACTTCATTTGATTCGCCGAAAGCTATCAGCGCGACCTGTCGGTTCGGCGAGCCCTGGGTTCAAGGTGGTCGCAAGGCGATTACGCAGGGATTCGGCGCGTGGACACAATTTTCGACCAAGCTGGTGCGCAGGTGGGGCTGGTATCCGAAAGTCGAGCCCTACGCGGGTTACGGCACCGACGACTACTCCAGGCTCGTCTGCCGAACAGTATTGGCGCCCGGCGGCTCGCGTTCTGGCGAGCTGATGCGCGGCATCCGAGGTATGCTCGCGGTGCCGGCGGCCGGGGTGCGCGTCAAAATCGAAATCGACGGCGTGCCGGTCAACCAGGTGCAGGTCGGGGTCTCCGAGGTCTACGATCGTTACGATTCCTCCCGGAAAACCAGTTGGGAATACGCGGTCTCCGACAGTGCCGGCTACCTCGATTTGGTGGCCGAACGCGGCAATACGCCAGGCATTCACGTAGTCTCCTATCAGGTCGCCGGCCGTAGGAAAGTCACTTCCGAGCTTTTCGTGGTGCCTGTGGGCGCGAAAGTGGGCATCATCACCGATGTCGACGACACCATCATGGTTACCCATGCCCCGAGTCCGGTGAAGGCGGCCTACAATCTGCTGTTGCTTAATCCCAAGAAGCGCAGTACCGTGCCTGGAATGAGCGCGTTGTTCACCCGATTGGCTGATATGATGCCGGATGCGCCGTTCTTTTATCTCTCGACCTCTCCGTGGAACGTCGAAAGTTCGATACGCAATTTCATCGCCGAGCAGGGCTATCCCGCCGGGCCGCTGCTGCTGCGCGACTTGGACCCCCGGCCCAAGACCTTCGTTCCCTCTGGGGTCGAGCACAAACTTCAGTTCGCCGAGCAGCTGATGGAGGATTTCCCGGATATGAAATTCATCCTCATTGGCGACGACGGGCAAAAGGATCCGGTGACCTATGCCACCATCGCGCGGCGATACCCCGGACGGGTGCTGGCCATCGCCATCCGAGAGCTGAGTCCCCGCGAATCCTCCGCTTTGGGACGGGTCGCGGGGCTTACCGCCACGCAGCCCATGCCGGTCACCGACGTTCCGGTTTTTACCGGCACCACCGGGGCCAATATCATGAAGACGATGTTGCCATACTTACGCAATACGTTGGGAATTCAGTAGCCGGATGGTATAGCATCGGACGAATATCGATTAAGGGACTCTTGCAGTTCAAATCTTTTCAGATGGTTGCCACGATTTTCGCCGTGAATTGTTGTTCGTTCGATGAGTATAGTCTTGATGTCTATGACAGACGAAACGAACGCTACGGCACCGTCGGCGCAGTCCGATGATATTACATCCGCTGATATTCCGCCTACATTGCAGGCTTTGCACGTTCCGCGCGCAAAATGCGAACCGCACGCCCGTACGGTGCATGGCGATACGTTCATCGATCCGTATGAGTGGATGCGCGACAAGAATTCGCCGGATTTGAAACGGCTCGTGCTCGAGGAAAACGACTATTACCAAGCGAAGACGGCCGGTTTTGACGGGCTCAAACACAAGCTCTTTGAGGAGCTCAAGTCTCGCGTCGACGAGACCGACATGTCGGTGCCAACACGAATGGATGGTTATTGGTATTTCGTGCGTACGCAGGAGGGCCTGCAATATGGTGTGCAGTGCCGTTTGCCGATTGCCGGACCGGACGACTGGGATCCGCCGCACATCAAGGCCGTCGATGCACCAGGTTCGATGCCCGGAGAGCAAGTCGTCTTTGACCCGAACGTGGAGGCAAAGGGTCACGATTTCTTCCGTTTGGGCGGGCTCGACCTGACACGAGACGGTCGCTGGCTGCTTTATGGCGTTGATACAGCTGGCAGTGAACGCTACGATTACCGCATCCGCAGCCTTGAGGATGGGCACGAGCTGTCTGAAGTCTTCAAGGGGATTGCGGAAGCTTGCTTCACGCCCGACGGCAAGTGGGTGTTCTATACGTTGCTCGATTCCTCGTGGCGGCCGTATGCGGTTTGCCGGCACGAAGTCGGAACCAGCGTCGATGACGACGTCGAGGTGTTCCGCGAAAACGACGAGCGATTCTGGGTTGGTGTCGGGCTGAGCTTCGATGAACGCAACGTGGTTATCGGCTGCTCTTCCAAAACCACCAGCGAGGTGCTGATGTTGCCGGTCGACAATCCGGAAGGCGAGTTCCGTGCGTTTATTCCGCGTCAGGAAGGCGTCGAATACGACGTGAGTTTCGCGCGATTTGAAGGCGCAGGCGAAGGTGGTTCCGACATTCCGCTGGCGCTGGTCTATCACAATGCGAAGAACCCGAATTTCGAGGTGGATGTGGTCGATCTGGGCTCGCACGAACCGCCTTATTCATTGGGTGAGGGTGTAATCGTCGCACAGGGGTCGCCGTACGGGTGCGAGCGCGGCGATGAAGTGGAATCGGGTGCGAGCGGGAAACCA
This window encodes:
- the galE gene encoding UDP-glucose 4-epimerase GalE translates to MTTVLVTGGAGYIGTHTDVELLNKGYDVISVDNYVNSVPEALDRVKTITGKEVKRYDGDVRDVELMNRIFEENDVDWVIHFAGLKAVGESVAKPIEYYDNNLTGTMVLLRAMRDHNVKKIIFSSSATVYGAAEHLPLTEESPVGGTTNPYGTSKLFQEQILRDVYVADDSWTIVLLRYFNPVGAHESGLLGEDPKGIPANLTPYIAKVALGELKEVQVYGDDYPTPDGTGVRDYIHVVDLAKGHVAVINKIEKPGVYTYNLGTGHGYSVLEVIKAYEKAAGHKIPYVIKPRRPGDIAACYADSSKAERELGWKAELGIDEMAASSLNWQTKNPKGFRKD
- a CDS encoding G5 domain-containing protein, which produces MAKANHRKQTKTLRSLSKRQWTKIAAGVAAVVALVGGSVIAVHSHDARQDSLNRVTSYSATDANALGVSRGSDREDLRGGKAGDTYVTVKINGKNRAVVGSHFTDVKSVLDQGDITLETGDVVNPSLKTKVNESTVISIERANANLETSDSPIGFNVVTKETSDLPKGQQKVQSEGQAGVMETTSLVTKAGKKTISSNVFTSFVKQAPVDKVILVGTGSGSSVSSDAANIGSTVPVGEMQQWAHDYLLSNGGSEADFTATVYIISHESGWRVNAQNPSGAYGLPQALPGSKMASAGADWATNYQTQLKWFWGYCARYGGVQGAYAHWQTAHSY
- the trxA gene encoding thioredoxin; this encodes MATQTLTAKNFEETITNNDLVFVDFWATWCGPCKAFGPVYEKASEANPDIVFGKVDIDQNQELATAAEIQAVPTLMIAKKGQIIFKQAGALRASDLDEVIKQARALDVNAKEGAKA
- a CDS encoding NUDIX hydrolase family protein, producing MAVLNDEVPDEGDFDAGRHRGEFDGITPEDFVRGGSNGNPPGWLSPHDIDEARAKLPIVYVEVVPVRTDDMGRVSEVGSLLRVRDTGSVERTLITGRILFHETIREAIARNIAKDLGDLALPILPASLQPFTVAEFFPTPGISEFYDPRQHAIALCYVVQISGDCKPLDPALDVEWCDVESKQLDTFIAQMSGGHGQIVRRALSWAGVGE
- a CDS encoding alpha/beta hydrolase — translated: MNIRINNKVYRSGKGIPLILLHAFPVDARMWDDCAASLIRLGSERKIVPFPIWAPDTPGAGDSSIPDAQATGAIADDGAYSEAMDKVAEAYVSMLHITGHEKAIWVGLSMGGYIAMDIARLFPETVAGLALCDTTTSADSSEARANRLKIAQICESDNTVEPVMHFARPQAGDSSVKQGRRFQDLLTGWIHDQRPEGLAWRERMAAGRVDTTDQLVRVTAPAAIVSGENDPSSPPDKMRPIADAMTSTSVAFTAIPDCGHFSAVEHPDAVASALLDLVERV
- the nudC gene encoding NAD(+) diphosphatase, whose product is MAASFSSLALTQVLPFLPLTQGDIDYQSERRADPNLIAEVLAQPKTTVVFVRDGLIAVPDGQAARVDYETAKIRLAEVPGEYVLRALAEESNDGVGSQAQANEVSANQGSANENNPASGNVISRAASRFGLIPIFLGNYGVGSEHPQSVVALDVSGFAKKTSAGGDLLKNQVLERALQRFDWVSLLGFAPHASAREAGQATTAVALSNWHNSQKYCPRCGSPVRSAMAGWAQQCSNESCEAHKSLLFPRIEPAVITSIVDGQGRLLLQHNKKWNDPSFYSVCAGFVEAGENLEHAVKREAAEETGLTLGEVKYLGSQPWPFPASLMVAFKARALGGDVKVDGCETLDARFFTRDEFADALSAGRIKQPGKATVARYMIEEWYGQKL
- a CDS encoding L,D-transpeptidase translates to MDNVNNSGNEPEALTSELSQADIAALGIGAHSRSKKHGKRRLAIIITAAVFAVLILALVASFFGARWYYKDKAAPGVHLGDVAVAGQDAGQLKQTVDHEIRNSKIIISDGQGKKATADFKDLGVSVNVDKTVRNLMAAKGDGAGRVVPFSKSDIKLVAKTDDLPIDTYLTKTFVNDSDRAVPSSVAFDGNSNTFVANAGHGGRAPEMSGVKKSINTLIADPGETRSVKVAYKTIDTPVSENTAAAAADSANKLLANKIVISNGDASQFEVPVAQLASWIKPNTDLEKGQISLDIDKDAIASYVNSETPKQLNQDMVSQQDIVDGNGKVMLTMTKGVNGVKVKDGDAVANQVYNAMTSGQPATIQQAADITKFDVKQTKSEMRIVVDRAAQTATVYKNDQEVKSFLVCTGKSGGDETHLGNYVIYLRYAVQTMRGPGYVSPDVRWVSYFNGGEGFHTADWNPVGIATGNPAAYGSHGCVNMNVNDAQWIYDNCPQGTLVQVVGAQPGGAVR
- the gcvH gene encoding glycine cleavage system protein GcvH, with product MNENDINEFDETDKADTRDSGMAGAASKSVSLDVPDHLQYSADHVWVDDADGLAVIGLTEYAASQMGEIVYVDLPEPDTPVRAGDEIVEMESAKTVQNLISPVEGTVKYVNQAVADDPQVINNDPYGEGWILKIEMDDDEPELMDADQYAAMVKRAE
- a CDS encoding phosphatase domain-containing protein, translated to MARKRVTQHVDSAQADEMPTVPIEVHRASTSFDSPKAISATCRFGEPWVQGGRKAITQGFGAWTQFSTKLVRRWGWYPKVEPYAGYGTDDYSRLVCRTVLAPGGSRSGELMRGIRGMLAVPAAGVRVKIEIDGVPVNQVQVGVSEVYDRYDSSRKTSWEYAVSDSAGYLDLVAERGNTPGIHVVSYQVAGRRKVTSELFVVPVGAKVGIITDVDDTIMVTHAPSPVKAAYNLLLLNPKKRSTVPGMSALFTRLADMMPDAPFFYLSTSPWNVESSIRNFIAEQGYPAGPLLLRDLDPRPKTFVPSGVEHKLQFAEQLMEDFPDMKFILIGDDGQKDPVTYATIARRYPGRVLAIAIRELSPRESSALGRVAGLTATQPMPVTDVPVFTGTTGANIMKTMLPYLRNTLGIQ